Within Thermotoga sp., the genomic segment GGAGTATTCCTTTCCTTTCCTCAATCAGAGGAACGTGGGTGTGTCCAAACAGGATCGCTTTACAATCGTGCGCTTGAGCGAGTAAAACGGGATCTCCTTCCTCGTACTCGAATTGATCACCGTGAACAAGAAGTATTTTCACATCTCCAAGGTACTCTATCCCCATCCGCGGCATTTCCGGTATCTTTAGAAACCGCACGTCCACATCCGCATCGCAGTTTCCACGAATGTACATGACACGATATCTTTTCAAAAGGGAAGCAAGTTCCTTTGGATTGTAATCGTCTGGCAGAGGATTCCTTGGACCATGGTAGAGAACGTCTCCCAGATGCCATATCTCATCGAAAGCGTCGACAATTTTCAGGATCTTCTTCATGGGAGAGAAGGCTCCGTGAGTGTCCGAGACAACAACTATTCTCAAGGTCATCCCCTCCTTATGATCAGCTTCCCGGAGAAAATGGAGAGGACAAGAAAAACAATCGCCCAGATCCCAACGTAGAGTATCGAGCGTACGTCCACGACGTGTTCCACCTGGTAAATCCTGAGGGCGTACATGATTCTGAATACGGGGGTGGCCATGGCGATTCGCTTCAGGTGTTCCGGAAGGTTACTAATGGGGATGGCAAAACCGCTCGAGAAAAGAGAGATTCCTATTACAGAAACTCCCAGGATGTTCG encodes:
- the yfcE gene encoding phosphodiesterase codes for the protein MRIVVVSDTHGAFSPMKKILKIVDAFDEIWHLGDVLYHGPRNPLPDDYNPKELASLLKRYRVMYIRGNCDADVDVRFLKIPEMPRMGIEYLGDVKILLVHGDQFEYEEGDPVLLAQAHDCKAILFGHTHVPLIEERKGILLMNPGSPALPKSEDGPTFGIIDTEKKIFYLYSLGGDLLEEVSLVDRK